The Immundisolibacter sp. genome contains the following window.
TGACACTGACCACCCACCGCGCAACGGCACTGGCCGTTTACGCCGTCGCGTCCATTCCACTCAAGAACCGCGCGCAGCGGCCGATACCAGCAGCAGGGGCTAAACCCGGCGCGGCGCACTGAGTGTGCAGCCTGTGTCACCCAGGGAATAAAACTAATGGGACAGGGCTCATGATTTTGCTGGCGAGCGAAGACACATCATTGATGGACCGGTGGGCGGTGGCGGTGGCTAGCCGCGGCACCCTGGTGCGTCGCGTGTCCCAGATGGACGAGGCCGAGGGCACACTGTCCGGGCGGCGACCCCAGGTTTTGTTGTTGGACCTGGCGTTTGGCGACCTGCGCGGCGCTGGCGGGGTCGCCAACCTCAATGATTTCAGTCCGGATACCCGCATCATCACCATGAGCCATCAACCCAGCGACGACGAGGGCATTACCATGCTTCGCGCCGGTGCCCGCGGCTACTGCAATGTTCATATCGACCCGCGGCTCCTGAGCAAGGCGGTGGAGACCGTGCAACTCGGTGAAGTTTGGGTGGGCCGACGCCTGATCGACCGGCTGGTTGCGTTGGTTGGGAACCCCGCGGCCGCCCGGGCCGACGCCGATGACGGCGTGGATCTGGACGCGCTAACCTCCCGCGAGCGAGAGATTGCCCGCCTCATCGGCGGTGGCTACAGCAACAAGATCATCGCCCAGCAGCTGGG
Protein-coding sequences here:
- a CDS encoding LuxR C-terminal-related transcriptional regulator: MILLASEDTSLMDRWAVAVASRGTLVRRVSQMDEAEGTLSGRRPQVLLLDLAFGDLRGAGGVANLNDFSPDTRIITMSHQPSDDEGITMLRAGARGYCNVHIDPRLLSKAVETVQLGEVWVGRRLIDRLVALVGNPAAARADADDGVDLDALTSREREIARLIGGGYSNKIIAQQLGITERTVKAHLGSVFAKLGVRDRLQLALLVTNRVRHGNPAIALS